A section of the Drosophila sechellia strain sech25 chromosome 3L, ASM438219v1, whole genome shotgun sequence genome encodes:
- the LOC6610883 gene encoding nascent polypeptide-associated complex subunit alpha, muscle-specific form isoform X2, producing the protein MARAALCMAVACIFLQCVYSAKFDEQNRRLILDIDDQKTTNRQYYSSNIDTNAYRYGYDVGKTGNFHHETRGPDGVTYGCYGLIDPYHLLRATHYVADAHGYRTVEPEKPVETFPPHLYSETNGGPSEPGIVLQWEELYFPIGCGKFANGAQHGVPFFLDDFKNKGGSNDAIPSFSANTIVIKGSDQKSLPIHKPTGPLVPQGTGIFGTDKGHSDLSHPGDQAPSFHSVNTLLPGSNNDGQYVPDSNPYVHVIGPNGGNGGNGGSGSGGGFGGNGGFGGVGGFGPNGPGGPNGPKGPKGPPGPPGPPGGLGPVGAGGGASGKPVYKDGDRTGLGGGSGIGSGDLISTGNGGGAGAGDRYISGNGGGVGAGDRYVTGNGGGVSAGDRYTTGNGGAAGSGDRYTAGNGGRYTTGNGGAVGDDRTGAGAASGFGIEASGQYRPDNEGTYTSTYTHTETGFPGAIPYTPDNGPTGPPAPPYVHVVGPEGGYGGNGGKGDGGGVGPGGPGGPKGPGGPKGPNGPPGPPGPPGPPGPPGPKGPTKPGPFGPPGPPGPPGPTRPGPYGPPGPPGPPGPTRPGPPGPSPNDPRYSDKETPGYLPPNQPGKISKPPPSYSQVIEIEPPKTVYKPNYEQNNDYAIKKPSVTTKPPLTYIPPSFPNTPKPYVPAPVPAPQPPSQKITTTIVQPKVPAITIEKDKPLKSVTTPPVTTGNIENHTYLPPPPPTPKYVTKTKTPTPLPVPTPAPIPIRYEPSTPRPFEKVVTKPPQIQYHTPQVPAVVVPKQPVTVPYKPVTRPPTVYVEPKVTPRPSPPLHVPSISDQSCVCNADKTHSSKSTLTSTTTTTTTNSYPNPASVDFNKQFSGFNGQANFGSIINAMSLTQLPVIPQAPGQPAFYPPDKIPKGAVIALMPVVILPQEYYSNCEENSINQPTNIDSFPLGVQPGVSFSLHSVLTGSAPKDQCMCPCSCTQNLPNRLHKKREATDAEAPLDVKASEPVAAGSEEVKTLVEPVPAAAEEVKTLAEPVPAASEVSKAEVEPAVAASEEVKVAVEPKPAASEEVKAPAEPVPAASEEVKVKVEPEAEKVLADPKPETKVTSETN; encoded by the exons ATGGCGCGTGCAGCTCTGTGCATG GCCGTCGCTTGCATTTTCTTGCAATGCGTCTACTCTGCTAAGTTCGATGAGCAGAACCGTCGTCTAATTCTCGACATTGACGACCAAAAGACAACGAACCGTCAGTACTATTCGTCAAACATTGACACAA ATGCCTATCGGTATGGCTACGATGTCGGCAAGACCGGCAACTTCCATCACGAGACCCGCGGTCCCGATGGAGTTACCTACGGCTGCTACGGCCTGATCGACCCCTACCACCTCCTCCGGGCAACACACTACGTGGCCGATGCCCACGGCTACCGCACCGTGGAGCCGGAGAAGCCAGTGGAGACCTTCCCGCCACATCTGTACAGCGAGACCAACGGTGGTCCATCCGAGCCTGGCATTGTGCTGCAGTGGGAGGAGCTGTACTTCCCCATCGGATGTGGAAAGTTCGCGAATGGCGCCCAGCATGGCGTCCCATTCTTCCTAGATGAT TTTAAGAACAAAGGCGGCAGCAACGATGCGATACCATCGTTCTCAGCCAACACAATTGTGATCAAGGGCTCCGACCAGAAGAGTCTGCCCATCCACAAGCCCACTGGTCCACTGGTGCCGCAGGGCACGGGGATCTTTGGCACGGACAAGGGTCATTCGGATCTCAGCCATCCCGGCGATCAGGCGCCGTCCTTCCATTCGGTGAACACCCTGCTACCGGGCAGCAACA ATGATGGCCAGTACGTGCCGGATAGTAATCCCTATGTGCATGTGATTGGACCCAATGGCGGAAATGGAGGCAATGGAGGCAGCGGCTCTGGCGGCGGTTTCGGTGGAAACGGAGGATTTGGAGGCGTTGGCGGTTTCGGACCCAATGGCCCGGGTGGCCCGAATGGACCAAAGGGACCCAAGGGTCCTCCGGGACCACCGGGACCACCTGGCGGCCTGGGTCCGGTCGGCGCGGGAGGAGGAGCCTCAGGAAAACCGGTCTACAAGGATGGCGACCGTACTGGCCTGGGCGGCGGTTCCGGAATCGGTTCCGGTGATCTCATCAGCACCGGAAACGGTGGCGGTGCCGGTGCCGGCGATCGTTATATCAGCGGAAACGGAGGCGGCGTCGGTGCCGGCGACCGTTATGTCACCGGAAACGGTGGCGGCGTCAGTGCTGGCGACCGTTACACCACCGGAAACGGTGGTGCCGCCGGCTCTGGCGATCGTTATACCGCCGGAAACGGCGGTCGCTATACCACCGGAAACGGTGGCGCTGTTGGTGACGATCGCACGGGCGCGGGTGCCGCCAGCGGTTTCGGAATCGAAGCCAGTGGCCAGTATCGCCCGGATAATGAGGGAACCTACACGAGCACCTACACGCACACAGAGACCGGTTTTCCTGGGGCCATTCCATACACTCCAG ATAACG GCCCCACTGGACCACCGGCACCCCCATATGTCCACGTTGTTGGACCCGAGGGCGGATACGGCGGAAATGGCGGCAAGGGAGACGGCGGCGGCGTAGGCCCCGGAGGCCCAGGCGGACCTAAAGGACCTGGCG GCCCCAAGGGACCCAACGGACCCCCCGGCCCACCTGGACCACCCGGACCACCTG GACCTCCCGGACCCAAGGGACCCACTAAGCCTGGACCTTTCGGACCCCCGGGACCTCCCGGCCCACCTGGACCCACTCGTCCTGGACCATACGGACCTCCCGGACCACCCGGACCCCCCGGTCCCACTCGTCCCGGCCCACCAG GACCCTCTCCCAACGATCCTCGTTACTCGGACAAGGAGACGCCCGGCTATCTGCCACCAAACCAACCGGGTAAAATCTCGAAACCACCTCCATCCTACTCACAAGTCATTGAAATTGAACCACCAAAAACAGTCTATAAGCCGAATTACGAACAAAATAATGATTATGCTATTAAGAAACCATCCGTAACGACAAAGCCACCACTAACATATATTCCTCCTTCTTTCCCCAACACTCCAAAACCCTATGTTCCCGCTCCCGTTCCCGCTCCTCAACCGCCATCCCAAAAAATAACCACGACGATCGTACAGCCAAAGGTCCCGGCTATCACTATTGAGAAGGATAAGCCACTTAAGAGCGTTACCACACCGCCAGTGACAACGGGTAATATTGAAAACCACACTTActtgccaccaccaccgccgacTCCTAAATACGTGACCAAGACCAAGACCCCGACTCCACTTCCGGTGCCCACTCCGGCTCCGATTCCGATCCGATACGAACCCTCGACACCACGACCCTTCGAAAAGGTGGTGACCAAGCCGCCGCAGATCCAATACCATACGCCACAGGTGCCCGCCGTGGTGGTGCCCAAACAACCCGTGACCGTTCCGTACAAACCCGTGACCCGACCTCCTACCGTTTACGTTGAACCCAAAGTAACGCCACGTCCCTCTCCCCCATTGCATGTGCCATCGATCAGCGATCAGTCCTGTGTTTGTAACGCCGATAAGACGCACTCATCGAAAAGCACCCTTACCTCAaccacaaccaccaccaccacgaaCTCCTATCCCAATCCCGCCTCCGTTGActttaataaacaattttccGGCTTCAATGGACAAGCAAACTTCGGCAGCATAATAAACGCCATGTCACTGACCCAATTGCCGGTGATACCTCAGGCCCCAGGACAGCCGGCCTTCTATCCGCCGGACAAGATTCCCAAGGGAGCCGTTATCGCCCTAATGCCCGTTGTCATCCTGCCTCAGGAGTACTACTCGAACTGTGAGGAGAACTCAATTAACCAACCCACGAACATCGATTCCTTCCCGCTGGGCGTTCAGCCTGGTGTATCCTTCAGCCTCCACTCGGTGCTGACGGGTTCGGCGCCCAAGGATCAGTGCATGTGCCCATGCTCGTGCACCCAGAATCTGCCCAACAGACTACACAAGAAACGCGAAGCCACCGATGCTGAGGCTCCCCTCGATGTCAAGGCTTCCGAACCCGTGGCCGCCGGCTCCGAAGAGGTGAAGACCCTGGTCGAACCCGTGCCAGCCGCCGCTGAAGAGGTAAAAACCCTGGCCGAACCCGTGCCAGCCGCCTCCGAAGTGTCCAAGGCTGAGGTCGAACCAGCAGTCGCCGCTTCCGAGGAGGTTAAAGTAGCGGTGGAACCCAAGCCCGCAGCATCCGAAGAGGTTAAGGCACCGGCTGAACCCGTTCCAGCAGCCTCCGAGGAAGTGAAAGTGAAAGTTGAGCCCGAAGCAGAAAAAGTCCTGGCTGACCCCAAACCCGAAACCAAGGTGACTAGTGAGACGAACTGA
- the LOC6610883 gene encoding AT-rich interactive domain-containing protein 1B isoform X1 gives MARAALCMAVACIFLQCVYSAKFDEQNRRLILDIDDQKTTNRQYYSSNIDTNAYRYGYDVGKTGNFHHETRGPDGVTYGCYGLIDPYHLLRATHYVADAHGYRTVEPEKPVETFPPHLYSETNGGPSEPGIVLQWEELYFPIGCGKFANGAQHGVPFFLDDFKNKGGSNDAIPSFSANTIVIKGSDQKSLPIHKPTGPLVPQGTGIFGTDKGHSDLSHPGDQAPSFHSVNTLLPGSNNDGQYVPDSNPYVHVIGPNGGNGGNGGSGSGGGFGGNGGFGGVGGFGPNGPGGPNGPKGPKGPPGPPGPPGGLGPVGAGGGASGKPVYKDGDRTGLGGGSGIGSGDLISTGNGGGAGAGDRYISGNGGGVGAGDRYVTGNGGGVSAGDRYTTGNGGAAGSGDRYTAGNGGRYTTGNGGAVGDDRTGAGAASGFGIEASGQYRPDNEGTYTSTYTHTETGFPGAIPYTPDNGKYNGNGGRYNGINDGRYYHDDSGKYVHVEGPTGPPAPPYVHVVGPEGGYGGNGGKGDGGGVGPGGPGGPKGPGGPKGPNGPPGPPGPPGPPGPPGPKGPTKPGPFGPPGPPGPPGPTRPGPYGPPGPPGPPGPTRPGPPGPSPNDPRYSDKETPGYLPPNQPGKISKPPPSYSQVIEIEPPKTVYKPNYEQNNDYAIKKPSVTTKPPLTYIPPSFPNTPKPYVPAPVPAPQPPSQKITTTIVQPKVPAITIEKDKPLKSVTTPPVTTGNIENHTYLPPPPPTPKYVTKTKTPTPLPVPTPAPIPIRYEPSTPRPFEKVVTKPPQIQYHTPQVPAVVVPKQPVTVPYKPVTRPPTVYVEPKVTPRPSPPLHVPSISDQSCVCNADKTHSSKSTLTSTTTTTTTNSYPNPASVDFNKQFSGFNGQANFGSIINAMSLTQLPVIPQAPGQPAFYPPDKIPKGAVIALMPVVILPQEYYSNCEENSINQPTNIDSFPLGVQPGVSFSLHSVLTGSAPKDQCMCPCSCTQNLPNRLHKKREATDAEAPLDVKASEPVAAGSEEVKTLVEPVPAAAEEVKTLAEPVPAASEVSKAEVEPAVAASEEVKVAVEPKPAASEEVKAPAEPVPAASEEVKVKVEPEAEKVLADPKPETKVTSETN, from the exons ATGGCGCGTGCAGCTCTGTGCATG GCCGTCGCTTGCATTTTCTTGCAATGCGTCTACTCTGCTAAGTTCGATGAGCAGAACCGTCGTCTAATTCTCGACATTGACGACCAAAAGACAACGAACCGTCAGTACTATTCGTCAAACATTGACACAA ATGCCTATCGGTATGGCTACGATGTCGGCAAGACCGGCAACTTCCATCACGAGACCCGCGGTCCCGATGGAGTTACCTACGGCTGCTACGGCCTGATCGACCCCTACCACCTCCTCCGGGCAACACACTACGTGGCCGATGCCCACGGCTACCGCACCGTGGAGCCGGAGAAGCCAGTGGAGACCTTCCCGCCACATCTGTACAGCGAGACCAACGGTGGTCCATCCGAGCCTGGCATTGTGCTGCAGTGGGAGGAGCTGTACTTCCCCATCGGATGTGGAAAGTTCGCGAATGGCGCCCAGCATGGCGTCCCATTCTTCCTAGATGAT TTTAAGAACAAAGGCGGCAGCAACGATGCGATACCATCGTTCTCAGCCAACACAATTGTGATCAAGGGCTCCGACCAGAAGAGTCTGCCCATCCACAAGCCCACTGGTCCACTGGTGCCGCAGGGCACGGGGATCTTTGGCACGGACAAGGGTCATTCGGATCTCAGCCATCCCGGCGATCAGGCGCCGTCCTTCCATTCGGTGAACACCCTGCTACCGGGCAGCAACA ATGATGGCCAGTACGTGCCGGATAGTAATCCCTATGTGCATGTGATTGGACCCAATGGCGGAAATGGAGGCAATGGAGGCAGCGGCTCTGGCGGCGGTTTCGGTGGAAACGGAGGATTTGGAGGCGTTGGCGGTTTCGGACCCAATGGCCCGGGTGGCCCGAATGGACCAAAGGGACCCAAGGGTCCTCCGGGACCACCGGGACCACCTGGCGGCCTGGGTCCGGTCGGCGCGGGAGGAGGAGCCTCAGGAAAACCGGTCTACAAGGATGGCGACCGTACTGGCCTGGGCGGCGGTTCCGGAATCGGTTCCGGTGATCTCATCAGCACCGGAAACGGTGGCGGTGCCGGTGCCGGCGATCGTTATATCAGCGGAAACGGAGGCGGCGTCGGTGCCGGCGACCGTTATGTCACCGGAAACGGTGGCGGCGTCAGTGCTGGCGACCGTTACACCACCGGAAACGGTGGTGCCGCCGGCTCTGGCGATCGTTATACCGCCGGAAACGGCGGTCGCTATACCACCGGAAACGGTGGCGCTGTTGGTGACGATCGCACGGGCGCGGGTGCCGCCAGCGGTTTCGGAATCGAAGCCAGTGGCCAGTATCGCCCGGATAATGAGGGAACCTACACGAGCACCTACACGCACACAGAGACCGGTTTTCCTGGGGCCATTCCATACACTCCAG ATAACGGTAAATATAATGGCAACGGCGGACGCTATAACG GTATTAACGATGGTCGGTATTATCACGATGATTCGGGCAAATATGTTCACGTTGAAGGCCCCACTGGACCACCGGCACCCCCATATGTCCACGTTGTTGGACCCGAGGGCGGATACGGCGGAAATGGCGGCAAGGGAGACGGCGGCGGCGTAGGCCCCGGAGGCCCAGGCGGACCTAAAGGACCTGGCG GCCCCAAGGGACCCAACGGACCCCCCGGCCCACCTGGACCACCCGGACCACCTG GACCTCCCGGACCCAAGGGACCCACTAAGCCTGGACCTTTCGGACCCCCGGGACCTCCCGGCCCACCTGGACCCACTCGTCCTGGACCATACGGACCTCCCGGACCACCCGGACCCCCCGGTCCCACTCGTCCCGGCCCACCAG GACCCTCTCCCAACGATCCTCGTTACTCGGACAAGGAGACGCCCGGCTATCTGCCACCAAACCAACCGGGTAAAATCTCGAAACCACCTCCATCCTACTCACAAGTCATTGAAATTGAACCACCAAAAACAGTCTATAAGCCGAATTACGAACAAAATAATGATTATGCTATTAAGAAACCATCCGTAACGACAAAGCCACCACTAACATATATTCCTCCTTCTTTCCCCAACACTCCAAAACCCTATGTTCCCGCTCCCGTTCCCGCTCCTCAACCGCCATCCCAAAAAATAACCACGACGATCGTACAGCCAAAGGTCCCGGCTATCACTATTGAGAAGGATAAGCCACTTAAGAGCGTTACCACACCGCCAGTGACAACGGGTAATATTGAAAACCACACTTActtgccaccaccaccgccgacTCCTAAATACGTGACCAAGACCAAGACCCCGACTCCACTTCCGGTGCCCACTCCGGCTCCGATTCCGATCCGATACGAACCCTCGACACCACGACCCTTCGAAAAGGTGGTGACCAAGCCGCCGCAGATCCAATACCATACGCCACAGGTGCCCGCCGTGGTGGTGCCCAAACAACCCGTGACCGTTCCGTACAAACCCGTGACCCGACCTCCTACCGTTTACGTTGAACCCAAAGTAACGCCACGTCCCTCTCCCCCATTGCATGTGCCATCGATCAGCGATCAGTCCTGTGTTTGTAACGCCGATAAGACGCACTCATCGAAAAGCACCCTTACCTCAaccacaaccaccaccaccacgaaCTCCTATCCCAATCCCGCCTCCGTTGActttaataaacaattttccGGCTTCAATGGACAAGCAAACTTCGGCAGCATAATAAACGCCATGTCACTGACCCAATTGCCGGTGATACCTCAGGCCCCAGGACAGCCGGCCTTCTATCCGCCGGACAAGATTCCCAAGGGAGCCGTTATCGCCCTAATGCCCGTTGTCATCCTGCCTCAGGAGTACTACTCGAACTGTGAGGAGAACTCAATTAACCAACCCACGAACATCGATTCCTTCCCGCTGGGCGTTCAGCCTGGTGTATCCTTCAGCCTCCACTCGGTGCTGACGGGTTCGGCGCCCAAGGATCAGTGCATGTGCCCATGCTCGTGCACCCAGAATCTGCCCAACAGACTACACAAGAAACGCGAAGCCACCGATGCTGAGGCTCCCCTCGATGTCAAGGCTTCCGAACCCGTGGCCGCCGGCTCCGAAGAGGTGAAGACCCTGGTCGAACCCGTGCCAGCCGCCGCTGAAGAGGTAAAAACCCTGGCCGAACCCGTGCCAGCCGCCTCCGAAGTGTCCAAGGCTGAGGTCGAACCAGCAGTCGCCGCTTCCGAGGAGGTTAAAGTAGCGGTGGAACCCAAGCCCGCAGCATCCGAAGAGGTTAAGGCACCGGCTGAACCCGTTCCAGCAGCCTCCGAGGAAGTGAAAGTGAAAGTTGAGCCCGAAGCAGAAAAAGTCCTGGCTGACCCCAAACCCGAAACCAAGGTGACTAGTGAGACGAACTGA
- the LOC6610883 gene encoding nascent polypeptide-associated complex subunit alpha, muscle-specific form isoform X4: MARAALCMAVACIFLQCVYSAKFDEQNRRLILDIDDQKTTNRQYYSSNIDTNNGPTGPPAPPYVHVVGPEGGYGGNGGKGDGGGVGPGGPGGPKGPGGPKGPNGPPGPPGPPGPPGPPGPKGPTKPGPFGPPGPPGPPGPTRPGPYGPPGPPGPPGPTRPGPPGPSPNDPRYSDKETPGYLPPNQPGKISKPPPSYSQVIEIEPPKTVYKPNYEQNNDYAIKKPSVTTKPPLTYIPPSFPNTPKPYVPAPVPAPQPPSQKITTTIVQPKVPAITIEKDKPLKSVTTPPVTTGNIENHTYLPPPPPTPKYVTKTKTPTPLPVPTPAPIPIRYEPSTPRPFEKVVTKPPQIQYHTPQVPAVVVPKQPVTVPYKPVTRPPTVYVEPKVTPRPSPPLHVPSISDQSCVCNADKTHSSKSTLTSTTTTTTTNSYPNPASVDFNKQFSGFNGQANFGSIINAMSLTQLPVIPQAPGQPAFYPPDKIPKGAVIALMPVVILPQEYYSNCEENSINQPTNIDSFPLGVQPGVSFSLHSVLTGSAPKDQCMCPCSCTQNLPNRLHKKREATDAEAPLDVKASEPVAAGSEEVKTLVEPVPAAAEEVKTLAEPVPAASEVSKAEVEPAVAASEEVKVAVEPKPAASEEVKAPAEPVPAASEEVKVKVEPEAEKVLADPKPETKVTSETN, translated from the exons ATGGCGCGTGCAGCTCTGTGCATG GCCGTCGCTTGCATTTTCTTGCAATGCGTCTACTCTGCTAAGTTCGATGAGCAGAACCGTCGTCTAATTCTCGACATTGACGACCAAAAGACAACGAACCGTCAGTACTATTCGTCAAACATTGACACAA ATAACG GCCCCACTGGACCACCGGCACCCCCATATGTCCACGTTGTTGGACCCGAGGGCGGATACGGCGGAAATGGCGGCAAGGGAGACGGCGGCGGCGTAGGCCCCGGAGGCCCAGGCGGACCTAAAGGACCTGGCG GCCCCAAGGGACCCAACGGACCCCCCGGCCCACCTGGACCACCCGGACCACCTG GACCTCCCGGACCCAAGGGACCCACTAAGCCTGGACCTTTCGGACCCCCGGGACCTCCCGGCCCACCTGGACCCACTCGTCCTGGACCATACGGACCTCCCGGACCACCCGGACCCCCCGGTCCCACTCGTCCCGGCCCACCAG GACCCTCTCCCAACGATCCTCGTTACTCGGACAAGGAGACGCCCGGCTATCTGCCACCAAACCAACCGGGTAAAATCTCGAAACCACCTCCATCCTACTCACAAGTCATTGAAATTGAACCACCAAAAACAGTCTATAAGCCGAATTACGAACAAAATAATGATTATGCTATTAAGAAACCATCCGTAACGACAAAGCCACCACTAACATATATTCCTCCTTCTTTCCCCAACACTCCAAAACCCTATGTTCCCGCTCCCGTTCCCGCTCCTCAACCGCCATCCCAAAAAATAACCACGACGATCGTACAGCCAAAGGTCCCGGCTATCACTATTGAGAAGGATAAGCCACTTAAGAGCGTTACCACACCGCCAGTGACAACGGGTAATATTGAAAACCACACTTActtgccaccaccaccgccgacTCCTAAATACGTGACCAAGACCAAGACCCCGACTCCACTTCCGGTGCCCACTCCGGCTCCGATTCCGATCCGATACGAACCCTCGACACCACGACCCTTCGAAAAGGTGGTGACCAAGCCGCCGCAGATCCAATACCATACGCCACAGGTGCCCGCCGTGGTGGTGCCCAAACAACCCGTGACCGTTCCGTACAAACCCGTGACCCGACCTCCTACCGTTTACGTTGAACCCAAAGTAACGCCACGTCCCTCTCCCCCATTGCATGTGCCATCGATCAGCGATCAGTCCTGTGTTTGTAACGCCGATAAGACGCACTCATCGAAAAGCACCCTTACCTCAaccacaaccaccaccaccacgaaCTCCTATCCCAATCCCGCCTCCGTTGActttaataaacaattttccGGCTTCAATGGACAAGCAAACTTCGGCAGCATAATAAACGCCATGTCACTGACCCAATTGCCGGTGATACCTCAGGCCCCAGGACAGCCGGCCTTCTATCCGCCGGACAAGATTCCCAAGGGAGCCGTTATCGCCCTAATGCCCGTTGTCATCCTGCCTCAGGAGTACTACTCGAACTGTGAGGAGAACTCAATTAACCAACCCACGAACATCGATTCCTTCCCGCTGGGCGTTCAGCCTGGTGTATCCTTCAGCCTCCACTCGGTGCTGACGGGTTCGGCGCCCAAGGATCAGTGCATGTGCCCATGCTCGTGCACCCAGAATCTGCCCAACAGACTACACAAGAAACGCGAAGCCACCGATGCTGAGGCTCCCCTCGATGTCAAGGCTTCCGAACCCGTGGCCGCCGGCTCCGAAGAGGTGAAGACCCTGGTCGAACCCGTGCCAGCCGCCGCTGAAGAGGTAAAAACCCTGGCCGAACCCGTGCCAGCCGCCTCCGAAGTGTCCAAGGCTGAGGTCGAACCAGCAGTCGCCGCTTCCGAGGAGGTTAAAGTAGCGGTGGAACCCAAGCCCGCAGCATCCGAAGAGGTTAAGGCACCGGCTGAACCCGTTCCAGCAGCCTCCGAGGAAGTGAAAGTGAAAGTTGAGCCCGAAGCAGAAAAAGTCCTGGCTGACCCCAAACCCGAAACCAAGGTGACTAGTGAGACGAACTGA